The Oncorhynchus mykiss isolate Arlee chromosome 30, USDA_OmykA_1.1, whole genome shotgun sequence genome includes a window with the following:
- the LOC110521725 gene encoding guanine nucleotide-binding protein G(I)/G(S)/G(O) subunit gamma-12, which yields MQSSSNTARARRAVQQLRIEASIERIKVSKASADLMHYCGEQGKYDPLLMGIPASENPFKDKKPCTIL from the exons ATGCAGAGTTCCAGTAACACTGCCCGTGCCAGGAGGGCAGTCCAGCAGCTGAGAATAGAAGCCAGCATTGAGAGAATTAAG GTGTCCAAGGCCTCAGCAGACCTGATGCACTACTGTGGAGAACAGGGTAAATACGACCCTCTACTCATGGGTATACCAGCCTCTGAAAACCCCTTCAAAGACAAGAAGCCATGCACTATATTATAG
- the LOC110521726 gene encoding growth arrest and DNA damage-inducible protein GADD45 alpha, whose amino-acid sequence MCNMTFEETSGENSIERMDSVSKALEEVITSALPQGCVTVGVYEAAKSLNVDPDNVVLCLLATDEEQVVDVALQIHFTLIQAFCCENDINILRVSNMRRLAEILGGVKPGEEPMDLHCVLVTKSSTCKDPALSKVNRFCRDSRILDQWVPIINLPD is encoded by the exons ATGTGCAATATGACTTTTGAGGAAACCAGTGGAGAAAACTCTATAGAAAG GATGGATTCGGTGTCTAAAGCATTGGAGGAGGTTATCACCTCCGCGTTACCCCAAGGTTGCGTCACTGTAGGAGTCTACGAGGCAGCAAAGTCACTCAATGT GGACCCAGATAATGTGGTACTGTGCCTCCTGGCCACAGATGAGGAGCAGGTCGTGGACGTGGCTTTACAGATCCACTTCACCCTGATTCAGGCTTTCTGCTGCGAGAACGACATCAACATCCTGCGGGTCAGCAACATGAGGCGCCTCGCTGAGATACTTGGAGGAGTGAAGCCTGGGGAAGAGCCCATGGACCTGCACTGTgtactagttact AAGTCAAGCACGTGCAAGGACCCAGCTCTGAGCAAAGTGAATCGCTTCTGTAGAGACAGTCGAATACTGGACCAGTGGGTCCCCATCATCAACTTACCTGACTGA